Proteins co-encoded in one Candidatus Limnocylindrales bacterium genomic window:
- the rpmE gene encoding 50S ribosomal protein L31: protein MKKNIHPKYVPATIVCACGNVIETRSTKENIHVEICSNCHPYYTGKQKLVDTAGRVERFQKKYGKEAKTKG, encoded by the coding sequence ATGAAAAAGAATATTCACCCTAAATATGTTCCTGCCACCATCGTCTGCGCCTGTGGTAATGTGATTGAAACGCGCTCAACCAAGGAAAACATCCACGTGGAAATCTGCTCTAATTGCCATCCTTATTATACCGGAAAACAAAAACTGGTAGACACAGCAGGTCGTGTGGAGAGATTCCAAAAGAAATACGGTAAAGAGGCAAAGACTAAAGGTTAG
- the rho gene encoding transcription termination factor Rho — translation MNIVDLQNKTMAELNALAKEFKITGISGLRKQELIFKILQAQTERNGLIFSEGVLETLPDGFGFLRAPNYNYLPSPDDIYISPSQIRKFNLQTGDTVAGQVRPPKDNERYFALLKVEAINFEDPELSKDKILFDNLTPLYPIERLILEHDPADLSTRVMDLITPIGKGQRGLIVAPPRTGKTMLLQAIARALAINHPEVILIVLLIDERPEEVTDMQRSVDGEVISSTFDEPAQRHVQVAEMVIQKAKRLVEHKRDVVILLDSITRLARAYNTVTPPSGKVLTGGLDANALQKPKRFFGAARNIEEGGSLTIIATALIDTGSRMDDVIFEEFKGTGNMELHLDRKLVEKRVFPAIDINKSGTRKDELLLDPNDLNKIWILHKVLHSLNVVEAMELLLEKLKATKTNRDFLDLMMTSTSK, via the coding sequence TTGAACATCGTTGATCTACAAAACAAAACTATGGCCGAGTTGAATGCCTTGGCCAAAGAGTTTAAAATTACCGGAATTAGTGGTTTACGAAAACAAGAACTCATCTTCAAAATCCTTCAAGCTCAAACAGAGCGGAATGGATTAATTTTCTCTGAAGGAGTCTTAGAGACGCTACCGGATGGATTTGGTTTTCTAAGAGCTCCCAATTATAACTATCTTCCCAGCCCGGATGATATCTATATTTCCCCCTCTCAGATTCGGAAATTTAATCTCCAGACCGGGGATACTGTAGCCGGTCAGGTTCGTCCTCCCAAGGATAATGAAAGGTATTTTGCTCTGCTAAAAGTAGAAGCTATCAACTTTGAAGACCCGGAACTTTCCAAGGATAAAATTTTATTTGATAACTTAACACCTCTATACCCCATTGAGCGATTAATCTTGGAACATGATCCTGCCGATCTTTCCACGCGGGTTATGGACCTTATTACTCCTATAGGAAAGGGTCAGAGGGGGCTGATCGTAGCTCCACCCAGAACGGGAAAAACCATGTTGTTGCAGGCTATTGCCAGAGCTCTGGCCATTAATCATCCAGAGGTTATTCTCATTGTACTTCTCATCGACGAACGACCTGAAGAAGTCACAGATATGCAGCGTTCTGTGGATGGGGAAGTGATCAGTTCAACCTTTGATGAACCTGCTCAACGCCATGTCCAGGTAGCTGAAATGGTCATCCAAAAAGCCAAACGTCTGGTAGAGCATAAGCGAGATGTGGTGATTTTATTAGATAGCATAACCCGACTGGCCCGGGCTTATAATACGGTAACCCCACCCAGTGGCAAAGTATTAACCGGAGGATTGGATGCCAACGCTCTCCAGAAACCTAAACGATTTTTTGGTGCAGCCAGAAACATCGAAGAAGGAGGAAGCTTAACGATTATTGCTACGGCCCTTATTGATACCGGAAGCAGAATGGATGATGTTATTTTCGAGGAATTTAAAGGAACCGGAAATATGGAGCTTCATCTGGATAGGAAATTAGTGGAGAAACGGGTGTTTCCGGCCATTGATATTAATAAATCCGGAACCCGGAAAGATGAGCTTCTCTTAGATCCCAATGATTTGAATAAGATTTGGATCCTTCATAAGGTTCTCCATTCCCTCAATGTCGTGGAAGCTATGGAACTCCTTCTGGAAAAGCTGAAAGCTACTAAAACCAATCGAGACTTTTTAGATTTAATGATGACAAGTACCAGTAAATAA
- the tatC gene encoding twin-arginine translocase subunit TatC → MEGIDKEVLKDIQSHEIDEKKMPFTAHLAELRMRLIWICLSLGICFAVVYPNSERLLLFLQRPLGQKLIMISPTESFMVYLKLSFFGALILSVPMILYQLWAFVAPGLYPSEKRLALPFVIFTTFCFALGAVFAYELALPIGLKFLLKFGGDLVTPMISVANYVSFVGMLLLAFGFVFEFPVLIVLFVKLGLVTSAFLRKNRKYVILGIFIIAAVLTPGPDVFSQFLMALPLWFLYEISLLIAIFFERSKRKDEL, encoded by the coding sequence ATGGAAGGGATTGATAAAGAAGTTTTGAAAGATATCCAGTCTCATGAGATAGACGAAAAAAAGATGCCGTTTACGGCCCACCTGGCGGAATTAAGGATGCGTCTCATCTGGATTTGTCTGAGTTTGGGGATTTGTTTCGCTGTTGTATATCCCAACTCTGAAAGGCTCCTTCTATTTCTTCAAAGGCCCCTGGGGCAGAAGCTTATAATGATTTCTCCTACCGAGAGTTTTATGGTTTATCTAAAACTCTCTTTTTTTGGAGCCCTCATTTTATCCGTACCCATGATCCTTTATCAACTCTGGGCTTTCGTTGCACCTGGTTTATATCCCAGTGAAAAAAGATTAGCCCTTCCCTTTGTTATTTTTACCACCTTTTGTTTTGCTTTAGGAGCAGTCTTCGCCTATGAACTTGCTCTCCCGATTGGTTTAAAGTTTCTATTAAAATTTGGAGGGGATCTGGTAACACCGATGATCTCTGTAGCCAACTATGTCTCTTTTGTGGGAATGCTCCTGCTGGCTTTCGGTTTTGTCTTTGAATTCCCGGTTCTTATCGTCCTTTTTGTTAAGTTAGGACTGGTAACTTCGGCATTCCTTAGGAAAAATAGAAAATACGTTATCCTGGGTATTTTCATTATTGCCGCCGTACTAACCCCGGGACCCGATGTCTTTTCGCAGTTTTTAATGGCTCTACCTTTGTGGTTTTTATATGAAATATCTCTTCTGATTGCTATCTTTTTTGAAAGAAGTAAGAGAAAGGATGAGTTATGA